CTGGTCGCCACGATCGCCGAACAGCACCACGACGACCGGGGACTGTGCTGGCCGGCGGCGGTCGCGCCGTGCGACGTACACCTGGTCGCGGCGGGGAAGGGGCCGCAGCTCGAGGCGGTGCTCGACCTCGGCGGACGGCTCTCCGCCGCCGGCCTACGGGTGCTGGTCGACGACCGTACGCACGTCTCGGCCGGGGTGAAGTTCACCGATGCCGAGCTGGTGGGCATCCCGCGCACCGTCGTGGTCGGCCGCCGTCTCGCCGACGGGTACGTGGAGCTGCGCGACCGGGTCCGGGGCGACCGTACGGAGTTGCCGCTGGTCGAGCTGACCAGCGCGCTGACCGGCCTCTCCCCGGTGCCGTCCGACCTGGTGTAGCGCTGCCGCCGCTGGGTACCGCTTGTGACAACTGCTGTGTCGATTCGCGGAGGCTCTCGATGTCCGGTTACCGGGTCAGTGACGTGATGACCCGACAGGTGGTCTACCTGTCGACGGAGACGCCCCTGGACGAAGCGGCCAGGGTGATGAAGGAGGCGGACATCGGCGACGTCGTGGTCACCGAGGGCGCCACCCTGGCCGGCATGCTCACCGACCGGGACATCGTGGTCCGGGCGGTGGCCGAGCGCAGCGACCCGGCGACCACCACGATCGGCCAGATCATCACCCGTGAGGTGGTGATGATCGAGCAGCACTGTTCGGCGGCCGAGGCGGCGGCCCTGATGCGCGAGCGCGGCATCCGGCGGATCCTGGTCTGCGACGCCGACCGGAAGCTGGTCGGGATCGTCTCCCTCGGCGACCTGGCGCGGCAGCTCGACCCGAACTCGGCGCTCGGCGACATCAGCGAGCAGGCGCCGGCTGTCTGAGGTGGTTGCAGGCGACCCCTCCTACCGTTTTCCGCCGAGGAGGGGTCCCCTGCAACCACGCCGGTAGCCTGACGGGATGCCCGAGATGCCGTCCAAGCTGGCCGAGATCGTGGACGAGTTCGCCGCCGCCCCGCGCGAGGTGGTGCTCGAGATGCTGCTGGAGTTCGCTGACGTCATTCCCCCGCTCCCGCCGGACCAGGCCGACCGGGCGGGCATGGAGCAGGTGCCGGAGTGCCAGACGGCGTTCTTCCTCCGGGCCCGGGTCGCCCCGGACGGAACGGTGACCACCCTCTTCGACTGCCCGCCCGAGGCCCCGACCACCCGGGCCTTCGCCGGCATCCTGGCCGAGGGGCTGGCTGGGGCCAGCGCCGACCAGGTGCTCGCCGTCCCGGACGACCTGTACCAGCGGATGGGGCTCGCCCAGGCGATCAGCCCGCTCCGGGTACGCGGCGGCTCGGCGATCCTGGCCCGACTCAAGCGACAGGTCCGCGAACAGGTCGGCTGAGGCTCGTCGGCGGCCCGCGCCGTTGCTGACCCTGGCGACCACGTCGCTGCGGCACCGGGACGCGATGTCCTGGCGGCACCACGCCGGCCACCTGCTCCCTGATGACCGCGCCGGGGCCCGGGTCGGCGGGAACAGATCCGCCGGGCGGCGGGTTGACCCGGAGCATGGAGATCGAGATCTACGCCGACGTGGTCTGCCCCTGGTGCTACGTCGGGAAGCGCCGGCTCGAACAGGCTCTGGCGGCGTACGAGGGCAGCGTGACCCTCCGCTACCGGCCGTTCCAGCTCGATCCGACCCCGGTCGCCGAGCCCCGGCCGCTGCTCGAGGGGCTGGGCGCGAAGTTCGGCGGGGTGGCGCGGGCCCGGCAGATGGCCGACCACGTCGCCGGGGCAGCGGCCGGAGTCGGGCTGAAGCTGGACTTCGACCGTGCGGTCACCGCGAACACCTTCGACGCGCACCGGCTCGTCCGGTTCACCGAGGCGCACGACCGGGCGGCCGAGATGATCGAGGCCCTGTTCCAGGCCCACTTCACCGACGGCGTGGACATCGGCTCACGACCCGCGCTCGCCTCGATCGCCGCCACGGTCGGCCTCGACGAGACCGAGGTCCGCGACTTCCTCGACTCGGACGCCGGGGTGGCCGAACTCCGGGCGGAACTGGCCGAGGCCCGGAGCGTCGGGGTGACCAGCGTGCCGACCTTCGTTCTGGCCGGCAAGTACGCGGTCAGCGGCGCCCAGGAACCGGAGACGCTCCTCGCCGCACTGGCCGAAGTGGAGCGCCGGGAGTCGTCGGCCGGATGACCGACGGCTCAACCCATGTTTCACGTGCAACAACATCGACGCACGTGCATCACCCGATGGGCTTGGCCAGCCCCTCGATCACCTGAGCGTTGGGCAGGGCGCCGAGCGCCGCCCCCGGCAGGGCAATCTTGCTGTGTCGTACGCCCGACCCGACGATCACGTACGGCATGGCGACCACCCGGCTGTCCACCAGGATCGGCCACCCCTCGGGCAGCCCGATCGGCGTAATGCCGCCGTACTCCATGCCGGTCAGTTCGACCGCCTCGGCCATCGGGGCGAAGCTCGCCTTGCGGACGTCCAGCGTCCGCCGGGCCACCCCGTTGACGTCGACCCGGGTCGTGGCGAGGACGATGCACGCCGCGTAGCGGACGCCACCCTCCCGCTTACCGGCCACCACGACGCAGTTGGCGGACTCGTCCAGCCCCACCTCGTACGCGGCGCAGAAGGCGGCGGTGTCGGCGAGCGTGGCGTCGATCGGCGCGACCAGCACGTCCGACACGTCGACCGGGGCGTCGACGGGCCACCGTTCGAGTGCGGCGGCGACCGGCGGCGCGAGCAGGTCCGGTCGGGTGCCTGCGGGCTCGGTCTTCAGGGTCCCCATCACACCGCGATCCTCGCACCTGGCCAGCGGAAACGCGCACCGGGTCCGCCCCCTTCGTCCCGAGCCGCCCGCCCGACCGCCCCGCGCCGGCACCCGCCTGCGCGAGGCAGCACGGCCGGTGGCACCCGTCCAAGCGAAGCAGCACGCCCGGCGACACCCGCCCGAAGTCGGCTGGCGACACCCGCCCCGCCGTCACCCGGTCCCGGTCACTTGCCGGCGAGGAAGGTCTGCGGCACGAACGGGCGCTCCTGTGGCGGATCGGGCCGCAGCGTCTCCGCCCGGCGGGCGTCCAGGTCCTCGAGGGCGTGACGGACGGACACCCGGATCACGCCGTAAAGGAAGACGAACCCGGCGACGTACAGGATCATGACGATGACCAGTGTGAGCATGCGGTCACGGTAGGGCGAACGCGAGCCGGTGACGGGTTCGTCTGGGACAGCTTCCCCCGGACGGGTGCCGGACCCCGGTCGCGGCGGGTGACCCGGCAGTGTCAGCGGTCGTCAGGCCGTCTCCAGCGCCTCTCCCACGCCCCGCGCCAACCCGGAGAGATGCTGGTCGGCCAGGAGATGCCCGGCGGTGATGACCAAAGCCAACGGCCACTCGATCACCTGGAGCGCGGCCAGCACCCCCACCCCGACGTAGTAGGCGACCTTGTCCGGCGGCAGCGTCACCTCACCGAGCAGCGGAACGTCCACCCGCCGCTCGAAGCGGCAGACCCGCTCGCGTGCCTCGTGCCGCTCTTCCGTCCTCATCTCTGTTCCCCCTCGGTCGACTGTGCCGTCACCGCCGCATTCCACCCCCGACCAGATTCATGCCGGACAGCGGAGGCAGCGGCTGCGGGCGCGCCACAGAACGTGCCCCACGTGTCCGACCCCTCGTCCGGGTTGCGGCCGGAAAAACCCCTCGTGACCGGGCATGACGGGCCGAAGGGTGGGAAGCCAGGCCGGGCGAAGCGAGGCGGGTGAAGCACGGCGTGGGAGGCAAGATGGCGGACGATCTGCACGACGGTGACGGGGGACCGGACCGGCACCTGGCCGGTCGTACCGTCGGATGACCTCGCTGGGTCGGATCGCCGGCCGCGTCCTTCCCGTGGCCGTGCCACGGCTCGTGGCCGACGCCTCCCGCGGCGCGGGCACCGCAGCCGTACGCCTGGCCCGTACCGCCGGACTCACCTCCCGCCGGGTCTGGTCCCGGCCCGGCCGGCACCACATCGAGGTGCACGGGGTCTGCCAGGACGGCGGCGACCGCCTGGCCCACCAGGTCGAGCGGGCGTTGGAGAAACAGCCCGGGGTGAGCTGGGCACGGGTCAACGCCCCGTCCGGTCGGGTGGTGGTGGCCGTCGAGACACCCGAGCCCCGCCTCCGTGACCTGATCCAGACGATCGAGCGGGTGGAGCGGCGCTGCGAACACCAACCCGACCCGGGGATCCCACCGCCGCACCCGCCCGAGGAGGGCCCCCGGACCCCACGCACGCTCGGTGGGCTCGCCTCCGACGTGTTCGGTCTGACCCTCTCCGCCGCCACCCGGATCCTGCCGTTCACCCCGCTGCCCGGCGAGGTCGCCGGACTTCTCGGCGCGATCGACCTGCACCCGAGGCTGCACGCCCTGGCCAACCGGGGACTACGCGCGGACCCCCGGGCCGACCTGCTCTTTCCACTCGCCGAGGCGGTCGTGCAGGGCCTCTCCGGCGGCTGGACCGGCCTGGTGCTCGACGGCGCGCAGCGGGTCGTGCAGTGGGGCGAGGCCCGCGCCCAGCAGACCGCGTGGAAACGCGCCGAGCCGCAGCTCACCGGCGATCCGGATCGGGCCGTCGCCCGCGCGCCCACGCACCACCGGCCCCGCGCCAAGCCGGACGGACCGATCGAGCGGTACATCAACCGGATGCTCCTCGCCGGCGCGGCGGCCGGGGCGGCGGCCCTGCCGGCGGTGGGCGCGAAACGGGCCGCCGCGCTCGCCCTCGCCTCCCTACCGAAGGCCCCCGGTTCCGGTCGCGAGGGGTACGCCGCCCAACTGGGACGGATCCTGGCCCGCCGGGGTGTCATTGCGATGAACCGTGCCGTGCTGCGGGAACTCGACCGGATCGACATCCTGGTCCTGGACGCGGCGGTGCTCGGCTCCGACCGGGGGTCCCTCGTCGACCTGGCCCCGCTGGCCGACGCGGACCCGGAGAAGGTCGCCTCCCGCGCCTTCACCCTCTTCGACCCGGCCGCACCACGACAGCAGCAGGACATCGAGGGCTGGCGACTCGCCCCGCTGGACCGGCTCGACGTACGTCACCCGGGGGACAACGACGCCAGCCGGCGGCTACGGGACGCTGGCGGTCTGCTGCTCGGGCTGGCCAAGGGGAAGACCCTGACGGCGGTGCTGCAGGTCGAGCCCGAGCCGGCCCCGGGCGTGGACGCGCTGTCGGTCGCCGCCCGGCAGGCCGGCCTTCGGCTGGTGGTGGCCGGCGACGCCGCCCGGCGGTACGACTTCGCCGACGCCGTTCTCCCGGGTGGTCCCCGCCTCGTCGAGACGGTACGGGCCCTCCAGTTCGACGGCGCGGTGGTGATGCTGGTCTCCGCCGACCGGGCGGCTCTCGGCGTCTCCGACTGCGGTCTCGGCATCGGCGGACCCGACGACCCGCCGCCCTGGGGCGCGCACCTGCTCGTCGGCACCGACCTGCGAACCTGCGCGCTGGTCGTCGAGGCGACCGGGGTGGCCCGCCGGATGAGCCGGCAGAACATCCGGCTCGCCGAGGTGGGCGCCGGGCTCGGCGCGCTGGGGGCGTTCACCGCCGCCCCGGAACTCCTGCCCGGCCGGGCTCTCGCCGCGGTCAACGGCACCGCCGCGCTGGCCTTCGCGCACGGGGTCTGGCGGGCCCGGCGCCTGCCCCAACGGACGGACACCCCGGCCCCGACCGTCACCGCCTGGCACCTGATGCCGGTCGACGTGGTCCTCGACCGGCTCGACACCGGCCCGGACGGACTCAGCGCCGCCGAGGCGGCCAGCCGGCGGGGCCGGGACACCGGCGGCGGACCCGAGAGCGGCAACCTGCTCCGGGCGCTGCTCGACGAACTCGCCAACCCGCTCACCCCGGTCCTCGCCGTCGGAGCGGCCCTATCCGCCGCGTTCGGCTCGGTCGTCGACGCCGCCCTGGTCGGCGGGGTGGTCGGCGGGTCCGCCCTGATCGGAGCGGTGCACCAACGCAACACCGAACGATCCCTGGCGAAGCTGCTCTCCCGTACGGCGGTGACCGCCCGGGTCCGCCGCGACGGCACCGAGCAGGTGGTCGCCGCCGACGACCTGGTGGTCGGCGACGTGATCCTGCTCGAACCGGGGGACGCGGTACCCGCCGACTGCCGGGTGCTGGAGTCGGCGGGACTGGAGGCCGACGAGTCGTCGCTGACCGGCGAGTCGCTACCGGTGGCCAAGACCGACCGACCGGTGGTGGCCGCCGAGGTCGCCGACCGGCACTCGATGCTCTACGAGGGCACCACCGTCGCCGCCGGACACGGCACCGCCGTGGTGGTCGGCACCGGGGCCGACACCGAGGCGGGACGGAGTCTCGCGCTGGCCCGGCAGGGGGCACCGGCCGGCGGGGTGGAGGCCCGGCTCGGCAGCCTGACCCGGGCAGCGCTTCCGCTGGCCGCCGCCTCGGCGATCTCGGTCGCCGGGGCGGGATTACTACGGGGCGTACCCCTGGCCGAGACGGCGGCGACCGCCGCGAACCTGGCCGTCGCCTCGGTGCCGGAGGGGCTGCCGTTCCTGGTCAGCGCCGCGCAACTGGCGGCGGCCCGGCGCCTGGCCGAGCACGGCGCACTGGTCCGCAACCCACGCACCATCGAGGCGCTGGGCCGGGTGGACGTGCTCTGCTTCGACAAGACCGGCACCCTCACCGAGGGGCAGCTCCGCCTCGCCGGGTTCGGCAACGGTGACCGGTACGCCTCGATGGACCAGTTGGCCGGCAGCCCACACCTGCGGGCCACGTTCGCGGCGGCGCTGCGGGCCACCCCGGAGGCGGACGACCCGGAGGAGCTGCCGGAACAGACCGACCGGGCGATCCGCATCGGCGCCCGTACCGTCGACGGGGTCACCGAGCAGGTCGGGGCCACCGGCTGGCGATCGGTCGGCGGGCTGCCGTTCGAGCCGTCCCGCGGCTACCACGCCACGCTCGGCGAGACCGACGACGGTCTGCTGCTCAGCGTGAAAGGCGCCCCGGAACGGGTCCTGCCCCGCTGCGTCGCTCACCGGATGCCCGGCGGCGACGACCGGCCGCTGGACGAGCCGGGCCGGACCCGGCTGAACGAGACCCTGGCCGAGCGGGCCGGAGCCGGGCACCGGGTGCTCGCCATCGCCGAGCGGCGGGTGACCGGCCGGGAGGTCACCGACGACGACGTACGCGACCTGGTCTTCGTGGGCTACCTGACCCTGGCCGACGGGGTGCGGGAGAGTGCCGCGCCGGCCGTCCACCGGATCCGGCAGGCCGGCGTGCACACCATCATGATCACCGGCGACCATCCGGCGACCGCCGAGGCGATCGCCGCGACCATCAGCACCGACGACACCAACCAGCGGGTGGTCACCGCCACCGAGCTGGACCAGCTCGACGACGACGCGCTCGCCGCCCGCCTCACCCGCACCGACGTGGTCGCCCGCTGCACCCCCACCCACAAGGTACGGATCATCCAGGCGCTCCAGAAGGGCGGCCGGGTCGTCGCGATGACCGGGGACGGCGCCAACGACGCGCCCGCGATCCGCCTGGCCGACGTCGGGATCGCCCTCGGCCAGCGGGGCACCCCGGCCGCGAAGGCCGCCGCCGACCTGGTGGTCACCGACGACCGGTTGGAGACCATCATCGCCACCCTGGTAGAGGGGCGGGCCATGTGGTCCTCGGTCCGTCACGCGCTGAGCATCCTGGTCGGCGGCAACCTCGGGGAGATCGCGTTCAGCGTGCTCACCGCCGCCGCGACCGGCCGGTCCGCGCTCACCGGACGGCAACTGCTCCTGGTCAACCTCCTCACCGACCTGGTCCCGGCGATGGCCATCGCGGTCCGGCCACCCAGCCTCCACGACGGCGACCATCTGCTCCGCGAGGGACCGGACACCTCCCTCGGGGAAACTCTGAACCGGGAGATCGGGCTGCGTGCCGCCGCCACCACCCTCGGCGCGACCGCCGGCTGGACGCTCGCCCGCTGGACGGGCAGCCAGCGACGGGCCGGCACGGTGGCCCTCGCCTCCCTGGTCGGCACCCAACTCGGGCAGACCGTGATGGCCGGGGGCACCGGCCCGACCGTGCTCGCCTCCACCGCGGCCTCGATCGGGGCGCTGGTCGCGGTGGTGCAGACCCCGGGAGTCAGCCAGTTCTTCGGCTGCACGCCGCTCGGCCCGGTCGGCTGGACCATCGCCACCGGTTCCGCGCTCGGCGCCACGCTGGGCAACGGCGCGCTCAGCCGGCTGGTGGACCGGCTGCCCCGACCACCGTCCTGACCGCACTCCGGTCGGTCTCTTGAGTCCTGGCGGGGCCCCTGCTGTTCGCAGGGGCCCCGCCAGGACTGACGCGGTCAGCCGCGCTCGGAGATGGCCTCGATCAGGTCACCCACCGGCCGCTCCGGCAGCCACCGCGCCACGTCGGCCACAGCGACGATCCCCACCAGGTCGTGCCCGTCGATGACCGGGAGCCGGCGTACCTTGTGCTTGCCCATGGTGCGCAGGATCTCGGCCGCGTCGTCGTCCGCGCCGATCGTCACGGCCTCGCCCTGGGCCAGTTCGCCGGCGGTCACCCCGGCCGGGTCGCGCCCCTCGGCGAGCACTTTCACCACGATGTCGCGGTCGGTCAGCATGCCCTTCAGGCGGTTGTCCGCGCCACAGATCGGCAGCGAGCCGACCCCCAGTTCGGCCATCCGGCGAGCTGCGAACTTGAGATCGTCCTGCTCACGGACACAGGTCACGTCGTTCGTCATGATGTCACGTGCGATCGGCATGGCTGTCACACCTCACTTTCCCGGGGGTTCGTACCCACTTGCGGTACCCTGGCCGTCGCGGACCATGCACCACAGGTCGACCCGGCCGGGCGCGCTCCGCGTGCACCGGACCGCCCGGCGGCAATCCGGTTGGCCGGTCGGGTCACGGCTCGTACCGTGACGGGATGGGTCGATCCTGACCGCGTACGCCGCCGCGACCGGCGTGACCCCCCGGCCGGCGATGCTCGAGCTGTACCGCCTCCAGTGGGACGTCAAGGACCTCGCGGTGGACGTCGACCGGTTCCGCCGGCCACACACCGGCAGCCCCGACGACGACGCCACGTGGCGGATCCTGCGCCGACTGGTCCGGCACCTCGCCGACCAGGCCCAGCCCCCACCGCACTGATCCACCAGATCCGGCAGGTTCCACCGACGTCCGACGCGGTCGGCCGGTATCGCATGAAGCAGCGACCGGGACGGCTCGGCACGGCGAGAATGGGGCCGAAGGGGGGCGAAACGTGAACCTGCCGAGCGTCCTACCGCTCGCCCTGGTGATGATCGCCGGCCCGCAGATCATCAGCGCGATCTTCCTCGCCTCCACCCGGAACGCGCGGCGCAACTCCCTGGCCTTCGTCCTGGGAGCCGGGCTCGCCCTGCTCCTCGCGCTCAGCGTCTGGTACATCGTCTTCCGCACCGTCCGACACACCGCTGACGCGACCGGCGGGGGCGGGGGCGGACACCGGCTCCTCGACTGGGTGGTGCTCGTCGTACTGGTGGCACTGATACCGATGGTCTACGCGCGGCGCGGCCGACAGCCGAAATGGATGAAGCGGCTGGAGGAGGCCAACCCCCGGTTCGCCTTCGGGCTGGGCTTCCTGCTTCTCGCCGCCATGCCCACCGACGAGGCCACCATGCTGACGGTGGCCGCGAGCCTGGCTGGCCACCATCGGCCGTGGTGGCATCTGCTCCCGTTCGCGGGGTTGACGCTGCTGCTGCTCGCGCTGCCGCTGCTGTCGCTGCTCGCCCTCGGCCAACGCGCCCTGGCCGTACTGCCGAAGATCCGGAACTGGGCAGACTCCCACGCGTGGGTGGTCAGTGAGCTGGTCATCCTGATCTTCATCGCGACGACCGTCCACGACCTGCTGAGCTGAGCCCGCCCGCCCGGGCCGGAGGTCGACACCGTCAGGACACTAGGGTCGCCGGCATGACCGAGCCCTCCTACCTCGCCGCTATCCGGGAGTCGTACGACACGGTCGCCGACGACTACGTGAACGTCGCGCCGGC
The nucleotide sequence above comes from Micromonospora pallida. Encoded proteins:
- a CDS encoding DsbA family oxidoreductase — its product is MEIEIYADVVCPWCYVGKRRLEQALAAYEGSVTLRYRPFQLDPTPVAEPRPLLEGLGAKFGGVARARQMADHVAGAAAGVGLKLDFDRAVTANTFDAHRLVRFTEAHDRAAEMIEALFQAHFTDGVDIGSRPALASIAATVGLDETEVRDFLDSDAGVAELRAELAEARSVGVTSVPTFVLAGKYAVSGAQEPETLLAALAEVERRESSAG
- a CDS encoding SufE family protein; its protein translation is MPEMPSKLAEIVDEFAAAPREVVLEMLLEFADVIPPLPPDQADRAGMEQVPECQTAFFLRARVAPDGTVTTLFDCPPEAPTTRAFAGILAEGLAGASADQVLAVPDDLYQRMGLAQAISPLRVRGGSAILARLKRQVREQVG
- a CDS encoding CBS domain-containing protein; the protein is MPIARDIMTNDVTCVREQDDLKFAARRMAELGVGSLPICGADNRLKGMLTDRDIVVKVLAEGRDPAGVTAGELAQGEAVTIGADDDAAEILRTMGKHKVRRLPVIDGHDLVGIVAVADVARWLPERPVGDLIEAISERG
- a CDS encoding GAP family protein, translated to MNLPSVLPLALVMIAGPQIISAIFLASTRNARRNSLAFVLGAGLALLLALSVWYIVFRTVRHTADATGGGGGGHRLLDWVVLVVLVALIPMVYARRGRQPKWMKRLEEANPRFAFGLGFLLLAAMPTDEATMLTVAASLAGHHRPWWHLLPFAGLTLLLLALPLLSLLALGQRALAVLPKIRNWADSHAWVVSELVILIFIATTVHDLLS
- a CDS encoding YbaK/EbsC family protein, with product MGTLKTEPAGTRPDLLAPPVAAALERWPVDAPVDVSDVLVAPIDATLADTAAFCAAYEVGLDESANCVVVAGKREGGVRYAACIVLATTRVDVNGVARRTLDVRKASFAPMAEAVELTGMEYGGITPIGLPEGWPILVDSRVVAMPYVIVGSGVRHSKIALPGAALGALPNAQVIEGLAKPIG
- a CDS encoding CBS domain-containing protein, producing MSGYRVSDVMTRQVVYLSTETPLDEAARVMKEADIGDVVVTEGATLAGMLTDRDIVVRAVAERSDPATTTIGQIITREVVMIEQHCSAAEAAALMRERGIRRILVCDADRKLVGIVSLGDLARQLDPNSALGDISEQAPAV
- a CDS encoding HAD-IC family P-type ATPase yields the protein MTSLGRIAGRVLPVAVPRLVADASRGAGTAAVRLARTAGLTSRRVWSRPGRHHIEVHGVCQDGGDRLAHQVERALEKQPGVSWARVNAPSGRVVVAVETPEPRLRDLIQTIERVERRCEHQPDPGIPPPHPPEEGPRTPRTLGGLASDVFGLTLSAATRILPFTPLPGEVAGLLGAIDLHPRLHALANRGLRADPRADLLFPLAEAVVQGLSGGWTGLVLDGAQRVVQWGEARAQQTAWKRAEPQLTGDPDRAVARAPTHHRPRAKPDGPIERYINRMLLAGAAAGAAALPAVGAKRAAALALASLPKAPGSGREGYAAQLGRILARRGVIAMNRAVLRELDRIDILVLDAAVLGSDRGSLVDLAPLADADPEKVASRAFTLFDPAAPRQQQDIEGWRLAPLDRLDVRHPGDNDASRRLRDAGGLLLGLAKGKTLTAVLQVEPEPAPGVDALSVAARQAGLRLVVAGDAARRYDFADAVLPGGPRLVETVRALQFDGAVVMLVSADRAALGVSDCGLGIGGPDDPPPWGAHLLVGTDLRTCALVVEATGVARRMSRQNIRLAEVGAGLGALGAFTAAPELLPGRALAAVNGTAALAFAHGVWRARRLPQRTDTPAPTVTAWHLMPVDVVLDRLDTGPDGLSAAEAASRRGRDTGGGPESGNLLRALLDELANPLTPVLAVGAALSAAFGSVVDAALVGGVVGGSALIGAVHQRNTERSLAKLLSRTAVTARVRRDGTEQVVAADDLVVGDVILLEPGDAVPADCRVLESAGLEADESSLTGESLPVAKTDRPVVAAEVADRHSMLYEGTTVAAGHGTAVVVGTGADTEAGRSLALARQGAPAGGVEARLGSLTRAALPLAAASAISVAGAGLLRGVPLAETAATAANLAVASVPEGLPFLVSAAQLAAARRLAEHGALVRNPRTIEALGRVDVLCFDKTGTLTEGQLRLAGFGNGDRYASMDQLAGSPHLRATFAAALRATPEADDPEELPEQTDRAIRIGARTVDGVTEQVGATGWRSVGGLPFEPSRGYHATLGETDDGLLLSVKGAPERVLPRCVAHRMPGGDDRPLDEPGRTRLNETLAERAGAGHRVLAIAERRVTGREVTDDDVRDLVFVGYLTLADGVRESAAPAVHRIRQAGVHTIMITGDHPATAEAIAATISTDDTNQRVVTATELDQLDDDALAARLTRTDVVARCTPTHKVRIIQALQKGGRVVAMTGDGANDAPAIRLADVGIALGQRGTPAAKAAADLVVTDDRLETIIATLVEGRAMWSSVRHALSILVGGNLGEIAFSVLTAAATGRSALTGRQLLLVNLLTDLVPAMAIAVRPPSLHDGDHLLREGPDTSLGETLNREIGLRAAATTLGATAGWTLARWTGSQRRAGTVALASLVGTQLGQTVMAGGTGPTVLASTAASIGALVAVVQTPGVSQFFGCTPLGPVGWTIATGSALGATLGNGALSRLVDRLPRPPS